The Lysobacter luteus genome contains the following window.
GGACGCCCGAATCGGCGCGCATTGAAGCCTGGTTGCCCGGCGCGTCGATGCCGGTAGTAGCCAAGACCGGTGGCGTCGATATCCCGTCCGGTTTCTCGTCGCGTGCCTCGGTGGTGCCACTCCGGGACGGCCTGCGTGCCGGGCATGCGGTGTACCTGCGCGTCGGCACGCTGGCCCCGGTCGCCATGGCTGTCGGCATCGAACCGTTGGCGCAACTGCACCACCGCGACCTCACCTACGTCGCGTGGCGCGCTGCCAGCCTGGTCGGATTCGTGCTGCTGATGATGCTTGCGCTGGGGTTCTGGCTGGGCATCGGTGAGCGGGGCTATGCGTATCTGTTGCTGACGCTTGCCGCCCAGCTCGCATTCTTCGCGACGCAGGGCGGCGAGATCCGGTTGCTCCCCGGCCTGTCGGGACTGCTCGGCGAGGATCCGCGCAGCCCGATTCTCACCGGCCTGCTGGCGAGCGGCGCGACGCTGGCCTTCCTGGCCCACGGGCTGCGGTTGCGAGACCGCAACCCGATGCTGTGGCGCATCGTGGCCGGATGCCTCGGGGTACTGCTGCTGCTGGTCGTCGCGACGGTCGCGGGCGTCACCCGCGGCGTGCTGTCGTTCGGCCACGCGGCGACGCTGGCTGCCACCGCGGCACTGCTCGTCGCCTGTGTCCGCGGCACGATTCGCCGCGAGCGTGCCGCCGGGTTCCTGCTGATGGCCTGGTTGCCGGTGCTCGCGCTATTGGTGGCCGGCCGTGTGGCGGAACTCGGACTGTGGGTGGCACCGGCGTGGCTGGGCTATGCGCTGCCCGCCGCACTCGTACTCGCCGGGACGGTGACCATGATCGGATTGACCGACGCATTGCAGAAAGTGCGCCGTGACCGCGACCGCGTGAGCCGCCTGGCGACGTTCGACACACTCACCGGCGCACTTTCCCGCCCGGCGATGCAGGAGCGCCTGTCGGCCGCGGTGACCGAAGCGCATCGCAATGGCACGCCGCTGTCGGTGGTGTTCTTCGATGTCGACCGTTTCAAACGGGTCAACGACGACCACGGCCACCGGGTCGGCGACAACTTCCTGAAGTTCATCGCGTTGCGGACCCGCAACCGCCTGCGGACCTACGACCTGATGGGGCGCTGGGGTGGCGACGAAATGGTGGTGATGTTGCCCGACACCCGGCTCAACGAGGCCCTCGGTGTCGCCGAGAACCTGCGCTCGGCAGTGAACTGCCGCCCGCTGTCGATCGATGACCGGCTTTTCGAGGCGAGCCTGAGCCTGGGCGTGGCCGAGCTCGCTGCAGGCGAATCGGTCGAGCACCTGATCGAGCGTGCGGATTCGGCCCTGTACGCCAGCAAGACCGCGGGCCGGGACCGGGTGACCGGCCACGACCCGCGTATCACCGGCAGCCACCCGCGGTTCGTCGCGACTTCCGGCCAGACCTGATCGCTACTGTCGTTCGAGCACCAGCAGTGGATCGACGCGCACGTCGAACCAGTTCATGCCCCAGTGCAGGTGCGGCCCTGTAGCGCGCCCGGTGGCACCGACGGCGCCGATGACCTGGCCCTGTTCAACCACGTCGCCCACGCGGACGTCCATGCGCGACAGATGCAGGAAGTTGGAGCTCACCCCGTGGCCATGGTCGAGCAGGATCGTCCCGCCCGTGAGGTACAGGTCATCGGCAAAGGTGACCACGCCCGAGGCCGGCGCCTTCACCGGGGTGCCGTTCGGCGCGGCGATGTCCATGCCCGAGTGGGCCGCGCCGGGGGTGCCGTTGTAGATGCGCTGATTGCCGAAGCGGCCGCTGATGCGACCCTCGACCGGGCGGACGAAATGCTGGGCGAACCCGGTGCGGGCATCGTCGCGGGTGCGCGCGGCGCTGACCGCCGCCTGCTCGCGTGCGATGCGTGCGGCGATCGCCGGTGGTGGCTTCACGGTCTTGCCGGGAACACCGTTGACGCGTTCGATCGGCCAGTCGCGTGGAGTGACCTCGATTTCAATGGTGCGCGCCCGTCCGTCACGGCTGGTTACCTCCACGTGCACCGGCCCCGACTGGTCGCGCGCCACGCCGAAGGCGACGCTGCCGTAGCCGGTCACGCGCAGGTCGCGCCCGGCATGGCGGACCCGGCTGGCCGCGGGGACCTTGCCGATCACCAGCGCACCCTGCTGCACGGACGCCGGGAACACCACCCGGGCGTCGTCCACGACCGGCGTTGCCGGTGTCGCCACCTGCGCCTCCTGCGGTGCGGGCCCGGCGCTCGCCGCGGTGGTCACTGAGCCCGCGCAGGCCGCAAGCACGCCGGCCGCCGCCGCGAGGATCACCGCCCTCAACGGTCGAACTCCAGCCGCTGCCCGTTCGGCGCGCCGACCAGTCGGGTGCCGTCCCAGGCCAGCGCGCCGTTGACCCAGGTCGAAGCGATCCGCGAATGGAACGTGCGGCCCTCGAACGGCGACCAGCCGCACTTGGACAGCACGTCCTGGCGACGCACGGTCAGCGGGGTGTCGTCGATCAGCACCAGGTCGGCGGCGTAGCCCTCGCGCAGGAAGCCGCGCTGCTTGACGTCGAACAGCTGCGCGGGGGCGTGGGCGAACTTCTGCACCACCTGCGCCGTGGTCAGGTGGCCTTCGTGCACCAGCTCCAGCGCGGCGTTAAGCGCGTACTGGACCAGCGGCAGGCCGCTCGGCGCCCGGGTGTAGGGGTTCTGCTTTTCCTCCAGCAGGTGCGGCGCGTGGTCGGTCGCCAGCACGTCGATCACGTCACCGGCCACCGCGCGTATCAGCGCCTCGCGATCGGACGCGTCCTTTATCGCCGGGTTGCACTTGATCAGGTGGCCGAGCTCGGCATAGTCGCTGCGGTCGAAGCGTAGGAAGTGGATGCAGGTTTCGGCGGTGATCTGCTTGCGGCTGCCGTCGGCGCGGACCAGCGGGCCGGCTTCGAACAACGCCAGCTCGTCGGCGGTCGAGATGTGCAGCACGTGCAGGCGGGTGCCGTGCCGGCGCGCCAGCGAGATCGCCAGCTGCGTCGACTTCATGCAGGCCTCGCGCGAGCGGATGTCGGGGTGGCACGCGGCCGGGATGTCGTCGCCGTACTGCGCCTTGTAGCGCGCGGTGGCGGCCTCGATCATCGGGGTGTCTTCGCAGTGCGTGATGATTGGCGTGGGCACATCGCGGAACACTGCATCAAGCACCTCGGGATCATCGACCAGCATGTTGCCGGTCGACGCGCCCATGAACACCTTGACGCCCGGGGCGGTCAGCGGGTCGAGCCGCTGGATGTGCTCCAGGTTGGTCGTGCTGGTGCCCATGTAGAAGCCGTAGTTGCCGCGGACCCGGCCGGCCGCGCGGCGGTACTTGTCCTCCAGCGCCCCGGCGTCGAGCGTGGGCGGGCTGGTGTTGGGCATGTCCATGAAGCTGGTCAGGCCGCCGGCCACCGCGGCGCCGGACTCGACCGCCATGTCGGCTTTGTACTCCATGCCTGGTTCGCGGAAGTGCACCTGGTCGTCGATCATGCCCGGCAGCAGGCGGCGGCCCGCTGCGTCGACGACGGTCTCGCCGGCGCGGGCCTGCAGGCCGGTGCCGATCTCGGCGATGCGGCCGTCGGCGATGCGCAGGTCGCCGTCGTACTCGCGGCCTTCATTGACCAGTCGGGCGTTGACGATGAGGGTCGCGTTGGCGGTCATCTGGAGTCCTTGCAGTGGGAAGGGGTGGGCGGTGCAGGTCACCGGGGTGGCGGCACCGGGTCATGGCCGCCGGGATGCAGCGGATGGCAGCGCAGGATGCGCCGCAGCGCAAGCCAACTGCCCTTGACCGCGCCGAATCGAGCGACCGCCTGCATTGCGTACTCGGAGCAGGTAGGGTGGAACCGGCAACGCGGCCCGAGCAACGGACTGATCCAGCGCTTGTAGCCGCGCAGCAGCGTGATGAGCAGGCGGTCGATCATCGTCCGGGGAGTCGGATCCGGGGTGCGGTCGTGCGGCCCATGATGGCCCAACGGGAGTCGTGCCCGGGTGCACGCGGACGGAATGTCGCGAAAACCACCTGGCGGGACGCTCGGCGCTTCCGGTGCGAGGTTGCCGAGGGTGTCGGGGCAGGGTATAACAGCGCGCTTTCCCGTCACAAGGGAAGATAAAGGACAAGCCGATCGTGGCACTGAAAAAATCCGCGAAGAAAGCCGTCAAATCCACCGGCAAGACGCCCGCCAGGAAGGCCGCTCCGGCCAGCCAGGCGGCGAAGAAGCCGGCGGCGAAGAAGCCCGTGGCCAAGAAGGCGCCGGCGGCGAAGAAGGCCGCTGTCAAGAAGCCGGCCGCCAAGAAGGCTGCTCCGAAGAAGGCCCCGGTCAAAAAGGTGCCGGTCAAGAAGGCCCCGGTGAAGAAGGCCGCTGCCGCCAGCAAGGTGGCAACGAAGAAGCCGGTACCGAACAAGTCCGTGCCCGCCAGGAAGGCGACCCCGTCGAAGGCGACCAAGGCCAAGGCGCCCGTCAAGCAGATGTCCGGCAAGGCACCGGCCGCGAAGAAGGCGGCCGTCGTGAAGGCGCCGGCGAAATCTGCGGCAAACAAATCCGTTGCCAAGGCGCCGGCAAAGGTCGCGAAGACTCCGGCCGCAGGCAAGGCTGCTGCGACCAGGAAGCCCGCGAGTCCCGCCAGCGTCCCGGCCCTGGCGCCCAAGTCGGCGCCTGCCAAGAAATCCCCCACCAAGGCGGCCAAGGCGCCGGCTGCGTCGAAGCCGACTCCGCCGCCTGCTCCGGCTCCGGCCAGGCGTCCGGTCGGCAAGGTCGCCGTCGCGGTCGCGGCCAAGCCGCAGCCGCCAGCACCCCGAGGTAAAGTGAAAGTCGTGCCTTACAAGACAGAAAAAGATGGTCGCGTGATCGTGCCCGATGGTTATCGGCCGAGTGCGGACGAGGAATACATGAGCCCGCTGCAGCTGGAGTACTTCCGCCAGCGGCTGATGAAGTGGCGTGCGGACCTGGTCGAGGAATCCAAGCAGACGATCGAGAACCTGAAGGAAGAGGTTCGTGACGTTGGCGACGAGGCCGAGCGCGCCACCCGCGAGACCGAGAACTCGCTGGAACTGCGGACCCGCGACCGCTACCGCAAGCTGATCAGCAAGATCGACAGCACGCTCAAGCGTGTCGACTCGGGTGATTACGGCTTCTGCGTCGATACCGGCGAAGAGATCGGCCTGGACCGCCTCGAGGCGCGCCTGACCGCCGAGCGCACCATTGATGCGCAGGAGCGCTGGGAGCACCTGCAGAAGCAGATGGGCGACTGATACCGCCGTCCCACCGGTTCATCGAAAAGCCCCGCCTGTGCGGGGCTTTTTCGTTCCCGGTCCTTCCAGACATGGAGCCGTTTCAGTCGAGGTCGCGCACGTCGAGTCGGCGCAGGCGCGGGGCCAGCTTCGCGGTGGCGGCGACCACCACCAGCGTCATCGAACCGCCGAAGACCACCGAGGGAACCAACCCGAGCAGCCTCGCGGCGAGGCCTGACTCGAACGCGCCGAGCTCGTTGGACGAGCCGATGAAGATGCCGTTGATCGACGCGACGCGCCCGCGCATTTCGTCCGGGGTCGCCAGTTGCACGATGGTCGAGCGGATCACCATCGATACGCTGTCGAACGCACCCGACAGTGCCAGCAGCGCCATCGAGACCCACAGCACCTGTGACAGCGCAAAGCCGATGATGCACACGCCAAACGCCGCGACCGAGCCGAGCAACAGATAACCGGCGTGCCGCTGGGGCGGGTACCTCGACAGCCACAGGCCCATCCCGACCGCGCCCGCGGCGGGCGCTGCCCGCAACACCCCGAGCGCCTCCGGCCCGGCCCGGAACACGTCCTCGACAAACGCCGGCAGCAGCGCCACCGCACCGCCGAACAGCACCGAGAACATGTCCAGCGCCAGCGCGCCGAAGACCACCTGGTTGTGGCGCACGAAGCGCAACCCCTCGCCGATGCTCGCGAACACCGGCTCGCGCGTG
Protein-coding sequences here:
- a CDS encoding GGDEF domain-containing protein codes for the protein MLICGCLAFASLAAAVWPSHARSAAPLATSGLELSRLDADPVPLEVLGGALDHRFAVVPGGVIRETGPRAGWWRLVSTHAVPAQHQPYIVLGTPESARIEAWLPGASMPVVAKTGGVDIPSGFSSRASVVPLRDGLRAGHAVYLRVGTLAPVAMAVGIEPLAQLHHRDLTYVAWRAASLVGFVLLMMLALGFWLGIGERGYAYLLLTLAAQLAFFATQGGEIRLLPGLSGLLGEDPRSPILTGLLASGATLAFLAHGLRLRDRNPMLWRIVAGCLGVLLLLVVATVAGVTRGVLSFGHAATLAATAALLVACVRGTIRRERAAGFLLMAWLPVLALLVAGRVAELGLWVAPAWLGYALPAALVLAGTVTMIGLTDALQKVRRDRDRVSRLATFDTLTGALSRPAMQERLSAAVTEAHRNGTPLSVVFFDVDRFKRVNDDHGHRVGDNFLKFIALRTRNRLRTYDLMGRWGGDEMVVMLPDTRLNEALGVAENLRSAVNCRPLSIDDRLFEASLSLGVAELAAGESVEHLIERADSALYASKTAGRDRVTGHDPRITGSHPRFVATSGQT
- a CDS encoding M23 family metallopeptidase — translated: MATPATPVVDDARVVFPASVQQGALVIGKVPAASRVRHAGRDLRVTGYGSVAFGVARDQSGPVHVEVTSRDGRARTIEIEVTPRDWPIERVNGVPGKTVKPPPAIAARIAREQAAVSAARTRDDARTGFAQHFVRPVEGRISGRFGNQRIYNGTPGAAHSGMDIAAPNGTPVKAPASGVVTFADDLYLTGGTILLDHGHGVSSNFLHLSRMDVRVGDVVEQGQVIGAVGATGRATGPHLHWGMNWFDVRVDPLLVLERQ
- a CDS encoding dihydroorotase, producing MTANATLIVNARLVNEGREYDGDLRIADGRIAEIGTGLQARAGETVVDAAGRRLLPGMIDDQVHFREPGMEYKADMAVESGAAVAGGLTSFMDMPNTSPPTLDAGALEDKYRRAAGRVRGNYGFYMGTSTTNLEHIQRLDPLTAPGVKVFMGASTGNMLVDDPEVLDAVFRDVPTPIITHCEDTPMIEAATARYKAQYGDDIPAACHPDIRSREACMKSTQLAISLARRHGTRLHVLHISTADELALFEAGPLVRADGSRKQITAETCIHFLRFDRSDYAELGHLIKCNPAIKDASDREALIRAVAGDVIDVLATDHAPHLLEEKQNPYTRAPSGLPLVQYALNAALELVHEGHLTTAQVVQKFAHAPAQLFDVKQRGFLREGYAADLVLIDDTPLTVRRQDVLSKCGWSPFEGRTFHSRIASTWVNGALAWDGTRLVGAPNGQRLEFDR
- the yidD gene encoding membrane protein insertion efficiency factor YidD, whose translation is MIDRLLITLLRGYKRWISPLLGPRCRFHPTCSEYAMQAVARFGAVKGSWLALRRILRCHPLHPGGHDPVPPPR
- the dksA gene encoding RNA polymerase-binding protein DksA, translating into MALKKSAKKAVKSTGKTPARKAAPASQAAKKPAAKKPVAKKAPAAKKAAVKKPAAKKAAPKKAPVKKVPVKKAPVKKAAAASKVATKKPVPNKSVPARKATPSKATKAKAPVKQMSGKAPAAKKAAVVKAPAKSAANKSVAKAPAKVAKTPAAGKAAATRKPASPASVPALAPKSAPAKKSPTKAAKAPAASKPTPPPAPAPARRPVGKVAVAVAAKPQPPAPRGKVKVVPYKTEKDGRVIVPDGYRPSADEEYMSPLQLEYFRQRLMKWRADLVEESKQTIENLKEEVRDVGDEAERATRETENSLELRTRDRYRKLISKIDSTLKRVDSGDYGFCVDTGEEIGLDRLEARLTAERTIDAQERWEHLQKQMGD
- a CDS encoding MFS transporter, with amino-acid sequence MRNPGFLGLLGYRLLALLANQILTVTVGWQVYQRTGDALSLGLIGLSEVIPYVGFALFAGYAVDHLPRRKVGMFACFGLGTTTLLLAGIAHGILPAGFGGPGDGGGNNAMIYAAVALNGVVRAFFTPVYMSLFARVLRRDQYARGAGVGSAVMQSGLVLGPALGGLLIALVGVAATYLVATGFAALAAVAVVRLQVSEPPLPTTREPVFASIGEGLRFVRHNQVVFGALALDMFSVLFGGAVALLPAFVEDVFRAGPEALGVLRAAPAAGAVGMGLWLSRYPPQRHAGYLLLGSVAAFGVCIIGFALSQVLWVSMALLALSGAFDSVSMVIRSTIVQLATPDEMRGRVASINGIFIGSSNELGAFESGLAARLLGLVPSVVFGGSMTLVVVAATAKLAPRLRRLDVRDLD